The nucleotide sequence GGACATTTAGTCGGCTTTCGGGAAGCCTGTTGGTACAACTGGAAAATTCAAATTGAATCGATGAAAAAACTGACCCAATATGAATTTGACTGGGTGCTGCCCGGTCATGGGCGGCGTTATCATACGGATGTGAAATCAATGCAAGTTGAATTACAGCGTTGCATTGCGTGGATGAGCCAAAACCAAGCCTCGGGGGATTGGGCCTAGCGACGATCGCCTCAACTCACGCCAATCATTCACCTAACTAACCCGATGAGGCAATTGTCTGGCAGTTATTATCTAGCAGTTGTGGATATGAGTCGGGCGCTAGAAGCCACGCAGCCGTTTCACTAATGACACTAACCGCTGTCGGGCCATGGGCAAATGTTCCACCACCGTCGGACTCAAATCCCGCGCAATCTGAAACGGCGACTCAAATTCAATATCTTCACCATAACCAAGCAACGCCACCGTATTCCGCATCCGATCGGCCATCAACAGCGCGATCGCCCGGTAAAAATGAGTGGAGAAGGCCGAATCTTCCGCGAGTTTTTGCTGGAGCTGCTGTCGGGGAATCGAAAAAACCAAGGAATCGGTCAGCGCCCGGACCGTTGCCACCGGTGGGCGGGCATCCAGGAAGGAAATTTCACCGACGACTTCACCGCTGTCGAGTCGGGCAATTTCTTTACCGATTTTGTCGATCGTCACGCTCAGTGCACCAGTCAAAACCAGATACAGCGTATCCACGGGAAACCCCTCTTGAATCAGGGTTGTGCCCGCAGCAATTTTTTCCTTGCGGCCAACATAAAGCAGCCAATCCACGTCCGCATCCGCTAGCTCACCCAAAATAAACAGAATCTTTTTCATCACCAATCCTCCGTAGGTTGTAGAAACCCCACGTCTTGATCTTTACG is from Romeriopsis navalis LEGE 11480 and encodes:
- a CDS encoding cyclic nucleotide-binding domain-containing protein → MKKILFILGELADADVDWLLYVGRKEKIAAGTTLIQEGFPVDTLYLVLTGALSVTIDKIGKEIARLDSGEVVGEISFLDARPPVATVRALTDSLVFSIPRQQLQQKLAEDSAFSTHFYRAIALLMADRMRNTVALLGYGEDIEFESPFQIARDLSPTVVEHLPMARQRLVSLVKRLRGF